Proteins encoded within one genomic window of Desertifilum tharense IPPAS B-1220:
- a CDS encoding efflux RND transporter periplasmic adaptor subunit → MQLPLVNPKFVKQTPWLVGLVAAAIVGGTGVTAIVMRANAPRTNIVEELTVPVRAQDLTIRISANGTVQPAKRVNLSPKLSGRLAEVYVEQGQKVQRGEIIARMESAEIEAQLSQAQARLASAQANLDKVRTGSRPEDIAEARARVNQAQASLAQVRAGSRSEEVAEARAALTRAEAQVTEARSRLDLASERVRRNQYLASEGAITRDDLDVRLDEERRARAALDQQQALVSEARQRLDRIANGSRPEEIAQAQASVAEAQSRLDALANGSRSEDIARAEAEVQEAQANVRFYEVQLEDTKVRAPFDGLVVQKYADAGSFVTPATSASDASSATSTSVVAIAEGLEVLAKVPEADISQIRSGQTVEIVADAFPNEVFQGNVRLVAPEAIRERDVTLFQVRVVIDTGLDQLQSGMNVDLKFLGEQLEDALVVPTVAIVTNRGQTGVLIPDANNQPQFKPVAVGSTIGNQIQILDGLQTGDRVFVELPPGQRLENIIRNEMQ, encoded by the coding sequence TAGTCGCCGCTGCGATCGTTGGCGGAACAGGAGTTACCGCGATCGTCATGCGAGCCAATGCCCCCAGAACCAATATTGTAGAAGAACTAACCGTTCCCGTAAGAGCGCAGGATCTCACCATTCGCATCTCCGCCAACGGAACCGTCCAACCTGCCAAGCGCGTCAACCTCAGCCCCAAACTGTCCGGGCGGCTTGCAGAAGTTTACGTCGAACAGGGGCAAAAAGTGCAGCGCGGCGAAATTATTGCCCGCATGGAAAGCGCCGAAATTGAAGCCCAACTCTCCCAAGCCCAAGCCCGACTCGCCAGCGCCCAAGCCAACCTCGATAAAGTCAGAACGGGTAGCCGTCCAGAAGATATCGCCGAAGCCAGAGCGCGAGTCAACCAAGCCCAAGCCAGTTTAGCGCAAGTGCGGGCCGGAAGCCGTAGCGAAGAAGTGGCCGAAGCCAGAGCCGCCCTCACTAGAGCCGAAGCCCAAGTCACCGAAGCGCGATCGCGCCTAGATCTTGCCTCCGAACGGGTTCGCCGCAACCAATACCTAGCCTCTGAAGGTGCAATTACCCGCGACGATCTCGATGTCAGACTCGACGAAGAACGCCGCGCCAGAGCCGCCCTAGACCAGCAACAAGCCCTCGTCAGCGAAGCCAGACAGCGCTTAGATCGAATCGCCAACGGCTCGCGCCCTGAAGAGATTGCCCAAGCCCAAGCCAGCGTTGCCGAAGCCCAAAGCCGCCTTGATGCTTTAGCGAACGGTTCGAGAAGCGAAGATATCGCCAGAGCTGAAGCTGAGGTGCAAGAAGCCCAAGCCAACGTTCGGTTTTACGAAGTTCAGCTTGAAGATACCAAAGTTCGCGCCCCCTTTGATGGGTTAGTCGTCCAAAAATACGCTGATGCTGGGTCATTTGTAACGCCTGCCACTTCAGCAAGCGATGCCTCTTCAGCAACCTCAACCTCGGTTGTGGCGATCGCAGAAGGCTTAGAAGTGCTAGCCAAAGTCCCCGAAGCCGATATCAGTCAAATCCGTTCCGGTCAAACTGTGGAAATTGTGGCGGATGCCTTCCCCAATGAAGTTTTTCAAGGAAATGTTCGTTTAGTGGCTCCAGAGGCGATTAGAGAGCGCGATGTGACACTTTTTCAAGTCCGGGTGGTCATTGACACAGGTTTAGATCAACTGCAATCGGGAATGAACGTAGATCTAAAATTCCTCGGCGAACAACTCGAAGATGCTTTAGTGGTTCCCACCGTCGCCATTGTCACCAACCGAGGACAAACTGGCGTTCTCATTCCCGATGCTAACAATCAACCTCAGTTTAAACCCGTCGCCGTAGGTTCCACCATTGGCAACCAAATTCAAATTTTAGACGGTTTGCAAACAGGCGATCGCGTCTTCGTCGAACTCCCCCCAGGGCAGCGGCTAGAGAATATTA